One window of Halopseudomonas maritima genomic DNA carries:
- the bamD gene encoding outer membrane protein assembly factor BamD encodes MGSVVRSAGALVLAMALGGCAASQVSPQSESALADLRARLGMGQCTAELNAEVIAAQQPPLHLEAAYQCLTNAQLALSEELLADYQSRFVGRADQDYAAYLAALVPYARFELAGGDSQARLQQGRIAHARMVEFVRQYPQSQYRSEVATRMQSILEGLAQAEYDLALLDAERGQLDRAKRRMRYLQDSYPRSTAATNAIAWLLDQE; translated from the coding sequence ATGGGGTCTGTAGTGCGGTCTGCCGGTGCTCTGGTGTTGGCAATGGCCTTAGGGGGGTGTGCAGCCTCGCAGGTAAGTCCGCAGAGCGAGTCGGCACTGGCTGATCTGCGTGCGCGCCTGGGTATGGGTCAATGTACTGCGGAGTTGAACGCTGAGGTGATCGCTGCGCAACAGCCGCCGCTGCACCTGGAAGCAGCCTATCAGTGCCTGACCAACGCACAGCTGGCGTTGAGTGAAGAGTTGCTGGCTGATTATCAGAGCCGTTTTGTCGGGCGGGCTGACCAGGACTATGCAGCCTACCTTGCGGCGCTGGTCCCCTATGCGCGTTTTGAACTGGCCGGCGGCGACAGCCAGGCGCGCTTGCAGCAGGGACGAATCGCGCATGCGCGGATGGTGGAGTTTGTGCGGCAGTACCCGCAGTCGCAGTACCGCAGCGAAGTGGCAACACGCATGCAATCTATTTTGGAGGGCCTGGCTCAGGCCGAGTACGACCTGGCATTGCTGGACGCCGAGCGCGGGCAATTGGACCGGGCAAAGCGCCGTATGCGCTACCTGCAAGATAGCTACCCGCGCAGCACCGCTGCGACTAACGCTATTGCCTGGCTGCTCGATCAGGAGTGA
- a CDS encoding type II secretion system protein N: protein MSGWLRGKKLWLLATLVLLLTLLANLPATLVWQSLQGHLPTRVELTGLRGTLWQGEVARMQVAGIDQGALSWDWQPTGLVQGEVVLDLSWRPRKGQVRALVRAGLGSITLQQVNGYLDAASMAQVNKAPFVLQGDWLLDISELELRDFREVTRAEGRIGWQNAGGGLPNPLALGDLGATLSQQDGWLLMALSDNGGPLGLQGSARWQPAAPLKLDTRLQARAAAEAALADGLRLLGRPDADGWIHWRANLQ from the coding sequence ATGAGCGGCTGGCTGCGCGGCAAAAAACTGTGGTTGCTGGCGACCCTGGTGTTGCTGCTGACGCTGCTGGCCAATCTGCCGGCCACACTGGTCTGGCAGTCTCTGCAGGGGCACCTGCCCACCCGGGTGGAGCTGACCGGGCTGCGTGGCACCCTGTGGCAGGGTGAGGTGGCACGCATGCAGGTGGCCGGCATCGACCAAGGTGCGCTCAGTTGGGATTGGCAGCCGACGGGGCTTGTGCAGGGTGAGGTTGTACTGGACCTCAGCTGGCGGCCGCGCAAGGGGCAAGTGCGGGCGCTGGTGCGCGCCGGGCTGGGCAGCATCACGCTGCAGCAGGTCAACGGTTACCTTGATGCGGCCAGCATGGCACAGGTGAACAAGGCGCCCTTTGTTCTGCAAGGTGACTGGCTGCTCGATATCAGCGAGCTGGAGCTGCGCGACTTTCGTGAAGTCACCCGAGCCGAGGGGCGCATCGGCTGGCAGAATGCTGGTGGTGGCTTGCCTAATCCGTTGGCGTTGGGTGACCTGGGCGCCACCTTGAGTCAACAGGATGGCTGGTTGTTGATGGCGCTGTCCGATAACGGCGGCCCGCTGGGCCTGCAGGGCAGCGCTCGCTGGCAACCAGCGGCTCCGCTGAAGCTGGATACCCGCTTGCAGGCGCGCGCCGCTGCGGAAGCGGCGCTGGCCGATGGACTGCGTCTGCTGGGGCGACCGGACGCCGATGGCTGGATACACTGGCGAGCAAACCTGCAATGA
- the gspM gene encoding type II secretion system protein GspM produces the protein MKAWWAGLAARERLILMVGGAVLALIVFWIAIWEPLVQGRSALRAEVARLSAEAVWMDQVADDVRRRARLAPASAGVPAQGSVLTLIEVSANAAGLRQALSRVQPEGAGARLSFDQVGFDPLMSWLADLESRQGLQVTQLSIDVGEAPGQVAARILLERSQ, from the coding sequence ATGAAGGCCTGGTGGGCAGGGCTGGCCGCCAGAGAGCGGCTTATTCTCATGGTAGGTGGCGCCGTATTGGCGCTGATTGTTTTCTGGATCGCCATTTGGGAGCCGCTGGTGCAGGGGCGTAGCGCCCTGCGCGCCGAGGTGGCGCGGTTGTCGGCAGAGGCGGTGTGGATGGATCAGGTGGCTGACGATGTGCGTCGTCGTGCGCGCCTGGCACCCGCGAGTGCCGGCGTGCCGGCGCAGGGCTCGGTGCTGACGCTGATCGAGGTGTCGGCTAATGCTGCCGGACTGCGTCAGGCGTTGAGCCGGGTGCAACCGGAAGGCGCGGGCGCACGCCTGAGTTTCGATCAGGTCGGCTTCGACCCGTTGATGAGCTGGCTGGCCGATCTGGAGTCACGTCAGGGCCTGCAGGTAACGCAGCTGTCCATCGACGTGGGCGAAGCTCCTGGTCAGGTCGCGGCGCGTATTCTGCTGGAGCGTAGTCAATGA
- the gspL gene encoding type II secretion system protein GspL, producing the protein MLIVLLTAATAASEQDQPLHWWRLGREGQVLERGQDRLEGLHQRYAGERVRALLADGVGLHRVSLPGQRTAAIRAALPYALEERLSQELDDLHIVMGPKRADGQISAAVVEHRLLAYWSGRFATSGLRLEALLPLAALYADQAPEQGLRLQALDWPDCSGWLVSAADAEPVLLEPALLPFWLNNRLQALAPEQRQLSGPASELASLQASIPADTRLSSPASAEASGSLQGQLATAAPLNLLTGPYAVSMAAPPWRKLRPVLVAASVVVLLTVGWLGAERAALEAERDALRSQIETTFSRALPGARLQDPLVQFQQQLQGSSTQVQAGAGMLLHAFFTSLQGQSGVEIRQLRGSVEALDVELKVASFAELEKLRAALAASAGITEQLEGADSENGGVSARIRIARGES; encoded by the coding sequence ATGTTGATAGTGCTTTTGACCGCAGCGACTGCTGCCTCCGAGCAGGACCAGCCGCTGCACTGGTGGCGCCTGGGTCGAGAGGGGCAGGTATTGGAGCGGGGGCAGGATCGCCTGGAAGGACTGCACCAGCGTTACGCGGGTGAACGGGTGCGCGCTCTGCTGGCCGATGGCGTTGGTCTGCATCGGGTAAGTCTGCCGGGGCAGCGTACTGCTGCCATCCGCGCCGCGTTGCCCTACGCCCTGGAGGAACGCCTGAGTCAGGAGTTGGACGATCTGCATATCGTCATGGGGCCCAAGCGCGCGGACGGCCAGATCAGTGCGGCGGTCGTGGAGCATCGGCTGCTGGCATATTGGAGCGGGCGCTTTGCCACGAGCGGTTTGCGGCTTGAGGCGCTGCTGCCACTTGCCGCCTTGTACGCCGATCAGGCGCCGGAGCAAGGATTGCGCTTGCAGGCGCTTGACTGGCCGGACTGTTCAGGCTGGCTGGTAAGCGCGGCCGACGCCGAGCCGGTGCTGCTGGAGCCAGCATTGTTGCCGTTCTGGCTAAACAACCGTTTGCAGGCGCTGGCGCCGGAGCAGCGGCAGTTGAGTGGGCCGGCATCCGAGCTTGCGTCCTTGCAGGCCAGCATTCCGGCCGATACCCGCCTGTCATCGCCGGCATCGGCTGAAGCCTCAGGCAGCTTGCAGGGCCAGTTGGCGACAGCCGCGCCACTCAACCTGCTGACTGGACCCTACGCGGTCAGCATGGCGGCGCCACCCTGGCGCAAGTTGCGCCCGGTGCTGGTGGCCGCCAGTGTGGTAGTACTGCTGACGGTCGGCTGGCTGGGCGCAGAGCGTGCCGCGCTGGAGGCCGAGCGCGATGCCCTGCGCAGCCAGATAGAAACCACCTTCTCCCGCGCACTGCCGGGGGCACGCCTGCAGGACCCGTTAGTACAGTTTCAACAGCAGCTGCAGGGCAGTAGCACGCAGGTTCAGGCGGGCGCCGGCATGTTGCTGCACGCCTTCTTCACCAGCTTGCAGGGACAAAGCGGGGTAGAGATCCGCCAGCTACGCGGCAGTGTCGAGGCGCTGGATGTGGAGTTGAAGGTCGCCAGCTTTGCCGAGCTGGAAAAGCTTCGCGCGGCTCTGGCTGCCAGTGCCGGTATTACCGAGCAGCTTGAGGGTGCGGACTCGGAGAATGGTGGTGTCAGTGCACGGATACGTATAGCAAGGGGTGAATCATGA
- a CDS encoding type II secretion system minor pseudopilin — protein MNSRKQQGVALITALLIVALAVTAAVGMAMRGQADIRRSSAVFERDLSQQIALGAEKMVLQILEQADGPDDLIWDTCLSPVLPFEVDQVQLQATLDDMRCRFNLNALAGGDEQQQALFAQLVDRVARDSGVAMPPGSQLALAVSDWMNPETDDAIYQLDSPPRLSANRTMLVASELNAVSGMNSEAWQALAPYVTAYPSDQSPIDLERSRELMQEIFANQGVGGDAPWFMRLQVVASFGERQFYQCTLLDAPNGKVVLREQTACEP, from the coding sequence ATGAACAGTCGCAAGCAGCAGGGTGTGGCCCTGATTACCGCGCTGCTGATCGTTGCATTGGCGGTAACGGCCGCGGTTGGTATGGCCATGCGGGGGCAGGCTGACATCCGTCGCAGCAGCGCGGTGTTCGAGCGCGACCTGTCACAGCAGATTGCCTTGGGCGCCGAGAAGATGGTGCTGCAAATTCTGGAGCAGGCCGACGGCCCGGACGACCTGATATGGGATACCTGTCTGTCACCGGTGCTGCCCTTCGAGGTCGATCAGGTGCAGCTGCAGGCGACGCTGGATGACATGCGCTGCCGCTTCAACCTTAACGCATTGGCTGGCGGCGACGAACAGCAGCAGGCGTTGTTTGCCCAATTGGTCGACCGCGTCGCGCGCGACAGCGGCGTGGCCATGCCGCCGGGCAGTCAGCTGGCGCTGGCGGTCAGCGACTGGATGAACCCGGAAACCGACGACGCGATCTATCAGCTCGACTCGCCGCCGCGCCTGTCAGCCAACCGCACCATGCTGGTGGCATCAGAACTGAATGCCGTCAGTGGTATGAACAGTGAAGCCTGGCAGGCGTTGGCCCCCTATGTGACGGCCTATCCGTCGGACCAGAGCCCGATCGATCTGGAGCGCAGCCGCGAGCTGATGCAGGAGATATTTGCCAACCAGGGCGTCGGCGGTGACGCGCCCTGGTTTATGCGGCTGCAGGTGGTGGCCAGCTTTGGCGAACGACAGTTTTATCAGTGCACACTGCTGGATGCGCCCAATGGCAAGGTAGTGCTGCGCGAACAGACGGCCTGCGAGCCGTGA
- the gspJ gene encoding type II secretion system minor pseudopilin GspJ, with product MMRQRGFTLLELLVAMAVFAIMSVVAYQGLRSVLQVNEISREHAQVLGDLQVSLSVLERDLSQLVDIRVRDEFGDRLPPLRLQPGSDEYPLLEIVRAGAGGDARLRRTAWRLTERGLERELWPGVDIADADSRRLQPFAELVGEDERLGVDSAFHFIVRGASGLERVDSWPPADLDPESTQLPLAVEVVLELPRLGAVRRLIAVGQ from the coding sequence ATGATGCGCCAACGGGGCTTTACCCTGCTTGAACTGCTGGTTGCCATGGCGGTGTTCGCGATCATGAGCGTGGTCGCCTACCAGGGGTTGCGCTCGGTATTGCAGGTCAATGAGATCAGTCGTGAGCATGCCCAGGTATTGGGCGACTTGCAGGTTAGCCTGAGCGTGCTGGAGCGCGACCTGTCGCAGTTGGTGGACATTCGCGTGCGCGACGAGTTTGGTGATCGACTACCACCGCTGCGCCTGCAGCCCGGCAGCGACGAGTATCCGCTGTTGGAAATTGTGCGTGCCGGCGCCGGTGGCGATGCGCGGCTACGTCGCACTGCCTGGCGCCTTACCGAGCGCGGTCTGGAACGTGAGCTATGGCCCGGTGTGGACATCGCCGATGCCGACAGTCGCCGCTTGCAACCCTTTGCCGAGCTGGTGGGCGAAGATGAGCGACTGGGCGTGGATAGCGCCTTTCACTTTATAGTGCGCGGCGCCAGTGGCCTTGAGCGGGTTGATAGTTGGCCCCCAGCCGATCTGGATCCGGAGTCTACTCAGCTGCCGCTGGCGGTTGAGGTGGTTCTTGAGCTGCCGCGTCTGGGGGCAGTTCGGCGCCTGATAGCGGTGGGCCAATGA
- the gspI gene encoding type II secretion system minor pseudopilin GspI has translation MNARSQSGFTLLEVLVALTILAVALAALVKAGSDHARNSAYLQERTLAHWAGSNLLAEYQSGMRPASDGELKGETPMGPYRFGYQARISDYTAKAPFPLPAVKRIDIRVWLLPGGETEQRAVVSGFVLP, from the coding sequence GTGAACGCCCGTAGCCAGTCTGGTTTTACCCTGCTGGAAGTGCTAGTGGCGCTGACCATCCTGGCCGTCGCGCTGGCGGCGCTGGTCAAGGCCGGCAGCGACCATGCCCGTAACAGCGCCTACCTGCAGGAGCGCACCCTGGCGCACTGGGCCGGCAGTAACCTGCTGGCCGAATATCAGTCGGGCATGCGGCCGGCGAGCGACGGCGAGCTGAAGGGCGAAACCCCCATGGGGCCCTATCGGTTTGGCTATCAGGCCAGGATCAGCGACTACACCGCCAAAGCACCGTTTCCGCTACCGGCGGTCAAGCGCATCGACATTCGCGTCTGGCTGCTGCCAGGCGGCGAGACCGAGCAGCGCGCAGTGGTCAGCGGGTTCGTACTGCCATGA
- a CDS encoding prepilin-type N-terminal cleavage/methylation domain-containing protein encodes MSSSSARQPARSASAGFTLIEVLVVLVLIGVIAGLATLSLGNGAERELRKESDRLAAVLKLARDELLISGGNERALGLRRDGYSLLDLVLLDDATREWQPVQDPQLGPYLLPEGLIELDFEADEQAGRLSGSTAWTPQLRLGNTGEMTPGLIILTERKGNLKRYIRTELNGQIEVLSERP; translated from the coding sequence ATGTCGAGCTCTTCCGCCCGCCAGCCGGCGCGCTCAGCCAGCGCCGGCTTTACCCTGATTGAAGTCCTGGTGGTGCTGGTGCTGATCGGTGTCATCGCCGGACTGGCGACGCTGTCGCTGGGTAATGGCGCGGAGCGGGAATTGCGTAAGGAGAGTGATCGCCTGGCCGCTGTACTCAAGCTGGCGCGTGATGAGCTGCTGATCAGTGGCGGCAACGAGCGGGCGCTGGGCTTGCGCCGCGATGGTTACAGTCTGCTGGACCTGGTGCTGCTGGATGATGCGACGCGTGAATGGCAGCCGGTGCAGGATCCGCAGCTCGGGCCCTACCTGCTGCCCGAAGGGCTGATCGAGCTGGACTTTGAGGCGGACGAGCAGGCCGGCCGGCTGTCTGGCAGCACTGCCTGGACGCCGCAGCTGCGTCTGGGCAATACCGGTGAGATGACCCCGGGCCTAATCATCCTGACTGAGCGCAAGGGCAACCTCAAACGCTATATTCGCACCGAGCTGAACGGTCAGATCGAGGTGCTCAGTGAACGCCCGTAG